From a single Variovorax paradoxus genomic region:
- a CDS encoding tripartite tricarboxylate transporter substrate binding protein, which yields MPMHKRRSLILGGAALSLVGSLGAGRLALADTKTAVRLIVPYPPGAATDTLGRLMAQALEPAVAAPVIVDNRGGAGTQIGTRAVATAAPDGRTLGFVDTAFVINPGLFGSALPYDTEKDFAPISLMASAPLVLIVHSAVPAATLKEFVALAKAKPGSLNYGSAGVGSAPHLAGEQLRTAAAIDINHVPYRGGGTVLNDLLAGHVQFGFTTVPTMIDHIRAGTVRALAVTGTRRAAQLPDTPTMQEAGLPSVDATPIFGLIGPARLAPDTVSRLSSTAAQAVRAGPLHQKLVELGFVPVGSSAEEFRTRIRQEIEKWAAVVKAGNIKPNA from the coding sequence ATGCCCATGCACAAAAGGCGATCGCTGATCCTCGGAGGCGCCGCGCTTTCCTTGGTGGGGTCTCTCGGCGCGGGGCGCCTCGCGCTCGCGGACACGAAGACGGCGGTCCGCCTCATCGTGCCCTACCCCCCGGGTGCCGCCACGGACACGCTCGGCCGCCTGATGGCGCAGGCATTGGAGCCCGCCGTCGCGGCGCCGGTGATTGTCGACAACCGGGGAGGTGCCGGCACGCAGATCGGCACGCGCGCCGTCGCCACGGCGGCACCGGACGGCCGCACGCTCGGCTTCGTCGACACGGCATTCGTGATCAACCCCGGGCTTTTCGGCAGCGCGCTGCCGTACGACACGGAGAAGGACTTCGCGCCAATTTCGCTCATGGCATCGGCGCCGCTGGTGCTGATCGTGCACAGCGCGGTTCCCGCAGCGACGCTGAAGGAGTTCGTCGCCCTTGCCAAGGCAAAGCCGGGCAGTCTCAACTACGGATCGGCCGGCGTCGGCAGTGCGCCACATCTGGCCGGCGAGCAGTTGCGCACGGCCGCCGCGATCGACATCAACCACGTGCCGTACCGCGGCGGCGGCACCGTACTGAACGACCTGCTCGCGGGCCACGTCCAGTTCGGGTTCACCACGGTCCCCACGATGATCGACCACATCCGCGCGGGCACCGTCCGCGCCTTGGCAGTCACCGGGACGCGCCGGGCCGCGCAACTGCCCGACACGCCGACGATGCAAGAGGCTGGGCTGCCCAGCGTCGACGCCACGCCGATCTTCGGTTTGATCGGCCCTGCCAGATTGGCGCCGGACACCGTGTCCCGGCTGTCGTCCACCGCCGCGCAAGCCGTGCGGGCGGGCCCGCTGCATCAGAAGCTCGTCGAACTCGGCTTCGTGCCGGTCGGCAGCAGCGCCGAGGAGTTCAGGACCCGCATCCGCCAGGAGATCGAGAAATGGGCGGCGGTCGTCAAGGCTGGCAACATCAAGCCCAATGCCTGA
- a CDS encoding acyl-CoA carboxylase subunit beta, whose amino-acid sequence MAIIESNVVPGSEAFEANRAGMLALIDRVRGYEKRSIATSGKSRERFEKRGQLLPRERLSLLLDPGTPFLEIGSLAGLGLDNPDLEKSVPGGGVIGGIGWVSGVRVMVNASDSGIDAGALQPMGIPKQLRMQELALENKLPYVQLVESAGANLMTYKVEEFVTGGNLFRNIARISAAGLPVVTVTHGSSTAGGAYQTGLSDYIIMVRGRSRAFLAGPPLLKAATGEIATEEELGGALMHTSISGLGDYLAEDDRDAIRLAREILANIDWQRGMPAEPERSFKPPRYDAEELLGVMPMDHKRPVDMKQVIARIADDSEFLEFGENYGGATVVGHIKIEGMPLGVITNNGPIDPAGATKATHFIQACCQSKTPILYLNNTTGFMVGKDHEEAGIIKHGSKMIQAVTNATVPQITIYCGASFGAGNYGMCGRGFHPRFCFSWPNAKTAVMGGEQAAQTMINVTEAAMKRKGGEVDREKLAEMERRIIDRFDSQMSVFTTSAHLLDDGVIDPRDTRAVLSKVLSICRDAEQRAPQKMQFSVARP is encoded by the coding sequence ATGGCAATCATCGAGTCGAACGTTGTCCCTGGCAGCGAGGCCTTCGAGGCCAATCGCGCCGGCATGCTGGCCCTGATCGACCGCGTACGCGGCTACGAGAAGCGCAGCATTGCCACATCGGGCAAGTCCCGCGAGCGTTTCGAGAAGCGCGGGCAGCTGCTGCCGCGTGAGCGGCTGTCGCTGCTGCTCGACCCGGGTACGCCCTTCCTCGAGATCGGCTCGCTGGCCGGGCTCGGGCTGGACAATCCCGACCTGGAGAAGAGCGTGCCGGGCGGCGGGGTGATCGGCGGCATCGGCTGGGTCTCGGGCGTGCGCGTGATGGTCAACGCCTCCGACTCGGGCATCGATGCCGGCGCGCTGCAGCCCATGGGCATTCCCAAGCAACTGCGCATGCAGGAGCTGGCGCTGGAGAACAAGCTGCCCTATGTGCAACTGGTCGAGAGCGCGGGCGCGAACCTCATGACCTACAAGGTCGAGGAATTCGTCACCGGCGGCAACCTGTTCCGCAACATTGCGCGCATCTCGGCCGCGGGCTTGCCCGTGGTCACGGTCACGCACGGCTCGTCCACTGCGGGCGGCGCCTACCAGACGGGCCTGTCCGACTACATCATCATGGTGCGGGGCCGCTCACGGGCCTTCCTCGCGGGACCGCCGCTGCTCAAGGCCGCGACCGGCGAGATCGCGACCGAAGAGGAGCTGGGCGGCGCGCTGATGCATACCTCGATCTCGGGCCTTGGCGACTACCTGGCCGAGGACGACCGCGACGCGATCCGGCTGGCGCGCGAGATCCTGGCCAACATCGACTGGCAGCGCGGCATGCCCGCCGAGCCCGAACGCAGCTTCAAGCCGCCGCGCTACGACGCGGAAGAGCTGCTGGGCGTGATGCCCATGGATCACAAGCGCCCGGTCGACATGAAGCAGGTCATCGCGCGCATTGCCGATGACTCCGAGTTCCTCGAGTTCGGCGAGAACTACGGCGGCGCGACCGTGGTCGGCCACATCAAGATCGAAGGCATGCCGCTGGGCGTGATCACCAACAACGGGCCGATCGACCCGGCCGGCGCGACCAAGGCCACGCACTTCATCCAGGCCTGCTGCCAGTCGAAGACACCGATCCTCTACCTCAACAACACGACCGGCTTCATGGTCGGCAAGGATCACGAGGAGGCCGGCATCATCAAGCACGGCTCCAAGATGATCCAGGCCGTGACCAATGCCACCGTGCCGCAGATCACCATCTACTGCGGCGCCTCCTTCGGGGCCGGCAACTACGGCATGTGCGGACGCGGTTTCCATCCGCGCTTCTGCTTCTCCTGGCCCAACGCCAAGACAGCGGTGATGGGCGGCGAGCAGGCCGCGCAGACCATGATCAACGTGACCGAGGCCGCGATGAAGCGCAAGGGCGGCGAGGTCGACCGCGAGAAGCTCGCCGAGATGGAGCGCCGCATCATCGACCGCTTCGACAGCCAGATGAGCGTCTTCACCACCAGCGCGCACCTGCTCGACGACGGCGTGATCGACCCGCGCGACACGCGTGCGGTGCTGAGCAAGGTGCTGTCGATCTGCCGCGATGCCGAACAGCGCGCGCCGCAGAAGATGCAGTTCTCCGTGGCGCGGCCCTGA
- a CDS encoding carboxymuconolactone decarboxylase family protein, with translation MPETTPASPHAATRFPATAEALRSAEQRAAYDLIARRRGRVPAPYLPLLGSPRIADLLEQLSTELWTGTLPQRVLEAVFLMAAHRQQCRHQWKTHAPKALSAGLSLEMVEAIAAGKIPEDGGSVEAAGRFFLALTEHHCVADDVFEQVQRHFGERGTAELVAFCGLAGTVALLLNVQLPHAPASPT, from the coding sequence ATGCCTGAGACGACGCCCGCAAGCCCACATGCAGCCACTCGTTTCCCTGCGACGGCCGAGGCCTTGCGCTCCGCAGAACAGCGCGCGGCCTACGACCTGATCGCACGGCGGCGCGGCCGCGTGCCGGCCCCCTACCTGCCCCTGCTGGGGAGCCCCCGAATCGCCGATCTTCTGGAACAACTCTCGACCGAGCTTTGGACCGGCACACTGCCGCAGCGGGTGCTGGAAGCCGTCTTCCTCATGGCTGCGCACAGGCAGCAATGCCGCCACCAATGGAAGACTCACGCACCCAAGGCCTTGTCGGCCGGGCTTTCGCTGGAGATGGTTGAAGCAATTGCGGCCGGCAAGATTCCGGAGGATGGCGGATCGGTGGAAGCAGCCGGGCGGTTCTTCCTGGCGCTCACCGAACACCATTGCGTCGCGGACGACGTGTTCGAGCAAGTACAGCGGCACTTCGGAGAACGCGGCACGGCCGAACTGGTTGCATTCTGCGGACTGGCCGGAACCGTCGCCCTGCTCTTGAATGTGCAGTTGCCTCACGCACCGGCCAGCCCGACCTGA
- a CDS encoding acetyl-CoA carboxylase biotin carboxylase subunit, with the protein MAASASPLTPFRKILIANRGEIALRIIRSARALGYRTVAVYSTADAGARHVREADQAVCIGEPLPAQSYLRIPAIIEAAKLSGADAVHPGYGFLAENEDFARACQDAGLVFIGPSAEAIVSMGNKAGAKTLMQAAGVPCIPGYQGGDQSEERLAAEAVRIGFPVMIKATGGGGGRGMRLVPSAKEFPELLRSARSEAQSAFGDPEVILERAIVEPRHIEIQVFADRHGNAIHLGERDCSVQRRHQKLIEEAPSPAVDAELRARMGATAVAAVKAIRYEGAGTLEFLLDAEGNYYFMEMNTRLQVEHPVTEAITGLDLVALQLRVAGGEALPITQEQVNFQGHAIEVRLCAEDADKGFMPQSGTMALWEMPAQLRVEHALRSGGEIPSYYDSMIAKVISHGDTREAARRQLMAGLEDAVALGVTTNQAFLHRCLGHAVFAAGGATTAFIAQNQEALLAPDTEARARAAAIAAVLLYETTGARRAPSTGRRMTHNLPISLRFEVEDTAVSASVVLQQQRHFEVSIGDAAYGVELAEIGEHAARFVCDGLYESAAFHRDGATLLLHYRGVPVRIEDKTRAATARQGEAGGDGKVRASMNGRVVAVMAAVGDMVQAGQPLVTLEAMKMEHIHAAPVAGKVIALHVKTGDQVAAGRVLVEIEVAAKDAAAS; encoded by the coding sequence ATGGCCGCCTCGGCCTCCCCCCTCACTCCCTTCCGCAAGATCCTGATCGCCAACCGCGGCGAGATCGCCTTGCGCATCATCCGCAGCGCGCGTGCGCTCGGCTACCGCACGGTCGCCGTGTACTCCACGGCCGATGCCGGCGCGCGCCACGTGCGCGAGGCCGACCAGGCCGTGTGCATCGGCGAACCGCTGCCCGCGCAGTCCTACCTGCGCATTCCCGCGATCATCGAGGCGGCGAAGCTCAGCGGTGCCGACGCGGTGCACCCGGGCTATGGCTTCCTTGCCGAGAACGAGGACTTCGCGCGGGCCTGCCAGGACGCGGGCCTGGTGTTCATCGGTCCGTCGGCCGAAGCCATCGTGTCGATGGGCAACAAGGCCGGCGCCAAGACGCTGATGCAGGCGGCCGGCGTGCCCTGCATCCCCGGCTACCAGGGCGGCGACCAGAGCGAGGAGCGGCTCGCGGCCGAGGCCGTGCGCATCGGCTTCCCGGTGATGATCAAGGCCACGGGCGGCGGTGGCGGGCGCGGCATGCGGCTGGTGCCTTCGGCCAAGGAATTCCCCGAGCTGCTGCGCAGCGCGCGCTCCGAGGCGCAGAGCGCCTTCGGCGACCCCGAGGTGATCCTGGAGCGCGCCATCGTCGAGCCGCGCCACATCGAGATCCAGGTCTTCGCCGACCGCCATGGCAATGCGATCCACCTGGGCGAGCGCGACTGCTCGGTGCAGCGCCGCCACCAGAAGCTGATCGAGGAAGCGCCATCGCCAGCCGTCGACGCCGAGCTGCGCGCACGCATGGGCGCCACCGCGGTGGCCGCGGTCAAGGCCATCCGCTACGAAGGCGCTGGCACGCTCGAGTTCCTGCTCGACGCCGAGGGCAACTACTACTTCATGGAAATGAACACCCGGCTGCAGGTCGAGCATCCGGTGACCGAAGCCATCACCGGCCTCGACCTCGTCGCGCTGCAACTGCGTGTGGCCGGCGGCGAAGCGCTGCCGATCACGCAGGAGCAGGTGAACTTCCAAGGCCATGCGATCGAAGTGCGGCTGTGCGCCGAAGACGCCGACAAGGGCTTCATGCCGCAGAGCGGCACCATGGCGCTGTGGGAGATGCCGGCCCAGCTGCGGGTGGAGCACGCCTTGCGCTCCGGCGGCGAAATTCCGTCGTACTACGACTCGATGATCGCCAAGGTCATCAGCCACGGCGACACGCGCGAGGCCGCGCGGCGGCAACTGATGGCCGGCCTCGAGGATGCGGTGGCGCTGGGCGTGACCACCAACCAGGCCTTCCTGCACCGCTGCCTGGGCCATGCGGTCTTCGCGGCCGGCGGCGCCACCACCGCCTTCATCGCGCAGAACCAGGAGGCGCTGCTCGCGCCCGACACCGAGGCGCGCGCGCGCGCCGCCGCCATCGCGGCCGTGCTGCTCTACGAGACCACCGGTGCGCGCCGCGCGCCGTCGACCGGCCGGCGCATGACGCACAACCTGCCGATCTCGCTGCGCTTCGAGGTCGAGGACACCGCGGTGAGCGCAAGCGTCGTGCTGCAGCAGCAGCGCCATTTCGAGGTGTCGATCGGCGATGCCGCCTATGGTGTCGAGCTGGCCGAGATCGGCGAGCACGCCGCGCGCTTCGTGTGCGACGGCCTCTACGAAAGCGCGGCCTTCCACCGGGACGGCGCCACGCTGCTGCTGCATTACCGCGGAGTTCCGGTGCGCATCGAGGACAAGACCCGGGCCGCCACCGCGCGCCAGGGCGAGGCCGGCGGCGACGGCAAGGTGCGCGCCTCGATGAACGGCCGTGTGGTCGCGGTGATGGCAGCGGTCGGCGACATGGTCCAGGCGGGCCAGCCGCTCGTCACGCTCGAGGCCATGAAGATGGAACACATCCACGCAGCGCCGGTGGCCGGCAAGGTGATCGCGCTGCACGTGAAGACCGGCGACCAGGTCGCGGCCGGCCGTGTGCTGGTCGAGATCGAGGTGGCCGCCAAGGACGCAGCCGCGTCCTAG
- a CDS encoding tetratricopeptide repeat protein — MAQDHPKAARLLPALLALCLAVPGSSAAAQSDDPEAQYELARRYSSGAGVPMDRGQAFKLYAASAAQGFAKAEYELANHYRGRTGRALDLDVASSHLERSARHGYAPAQADMGFVYFNGDGSTPKDLAKSFHWFKRAADGGEVIAQCMVADFYKQGLGGVERNPREAFKWYRLTATRADRCAAKSQYELYASYASGSGVRKDLPTAMAWLKRAAKADNPQAQRALGLAYENGVGLERNPVLARTWLKKSREGVAPHDDHEHDHEHEDEPKPGRVPVPGHAH, encoded by the coding sequence ATGGCGCAAGATCATCCAAAGGCCGCTCGCCTTCTTCCTGCCCTCCTCGCGCTCTGCCTCGCCGTTCCTGGTTCTTCCGCGGCGGCGCAATCGGATGATCCCGAAGCGCAATACGAGCTGGCACGGCGATACAGCAGCGGCGCGGGGGTGCCGATGGACAGGGGACAGGCATTCAAGCTCTACGCCGCGTCCGCCGCCCAGGGCTTTGCGAAGGCGGAATATGAGCTCGCCAACCACTACCGCGGCCGGACGGGCCGGGCGCTGGACCTGGACGTGGCATCCAGCCATCTCGAAAGGTCGGCGCGGCACGGGTACGCACCAGCCCAGGCCGACATGGGCTTCGTTTACTTCAACGGAGACGGCAGCACGCCCAAGGACCTCGCGAAATCATTCCACTGGTTCAAGCGCGCCGCGGACGGCGGCGAGGTGATCGCGCAATGCATGGTGGCCGACTTCTACAAGCAAGGGCTGGGCGGCGTCGAGCGTAACCCTCGCGAGGCATTCAAGTGGTACCGGCTGACCGCGACCCGCGCCGACCGATGCGCCGCGAAGTCTCAATATGAGCTGTACGCAAGCTATGCGTCGGGCAGCGGTGTCCGCAAGGACCTGCCGACGGCCATGGCCTGGTTGAAGCGCGCAGCGAAAGCCGACAATCCCCAGGCTCAACGCGCCCTGGGCCTGGCTTATGAGAACGGTGTTGGCCTCGAGCGCAACCCGGTGCTCGCGCGCACGTGGCTCAAAAAATCCCGCGAAGGGGTCGCACCGCACGATGACCACGAGCACGACCATGAGCACGAGGACGAACCGAAGCCAGGGCGCGTCCCCGTCCCGGGGCACGCCCACTGA
- a CDS encoding NIPSNAP family protein → MIYELRVYTAMPGRLPDVLARFRDHTVGIWNRLGIRQLGYWTTAVGPDSNALTYMLVWESLADREVKWGKFVVDPEWVEIRKASEAAGPIVAKMDNSFLAPTSFSPAK, encoded by the coding sequence ATGATCTACGAACTACGCGTCTATACCGCAATGCCTGGCCGGCTACCCGACGTTCTTGCCAGATTTCGCGATCACACCGTGGGCATCTGGAACCGGCTGGGAATTCGTCAACTCGGATATTGGACGACTGCAGTCGGACCTGACAGCAACGCGCTTACCTACATGCTTGTCTGGGAGAGCCTGGCCGATCGTGAGGTCAAGTGGGGCAAGTTTGTCGTCGATCCCGAATGGGTCGAGATCAGAAAGGCGAGCGAGGCAGCCGGACCGATTGTTGCGAAGATGGACAACTCGTTCTTGGCGCCAACCTCTTTCTCGCCTGCGAAATAG
- a CDS encoding LacI family DNA-binding transcriptional regulator produces the protein MTDRPLQPRHLSVTVMDVAKLAGVSAMTVSRVFNAPHSVNAKTLAKVQAAVAATGYVPNRGAGGLRSAKTRLVSAVVPTLSGPVFLDTIEALNSRLQQHGYQLMVGQSGYSTSTEDDLVRDIIGRRPDGIVLTGVVHSELGRQRLLAAGIPIVETWDVALDPIDMLVGFSHEAVGRSVAEYLLQKGRRRLALIGGDDPRSVRRAEAFTAMAQAQGAVAPIVHLVPAPTKLSDGRRALRSILQSNLPVDGVFCSSDMLALGVLTEARAAGLGVPADLSVVGFGDLNFAADLDPALTTVRIDGRRIGQIAADCIVERAAGRRPPELIVDVGFTIVRRASA, from the coding sequence ATGACAGATCGTCCTTTGCAGCCTCGCCATCTGAGCGTCACCGTGATGGACGTCGCCAAGCTCGCGGGCGTGTCGGCGATGACGGTGTCGCGGGTCTTCAATGCGCCCCACTCGGTCAACGCCAAGACGCTCGCCAAGGTGCAGGCGGCCGTGGCGGCCACGGGCTACGTGCCGAATCGTGGCGCGGGGGGGCTGCGCTCCGCCAAGACACGCCTGGTGTCGGCGGTGGTGCCGACCCTGTCGGGGCCCGTCTTCCTGGACACCATCGAGGCGCTGAATTCCCGGCTCCAGCAGCACGGCTACCAACTCATGGTGGGGCAGAGCGGATACAGCACGTCGACGGAGGACGACCTCGTGCGCGACATCATCGGGCGTCGGCCCGACGGCATCGTGCTCACCGGCGTCGTGCACAGCGAGCTCGGGCGCCAGCGGCTCCTTGCGGCGGGCATTCCGATCGTCGAGACCTGGGATGTGGCGCTCGATCCGATCGACATGCTGGTCGGCTTCTCGCACGAGGCCGTCGGCCGCAGCGTCGCGGAATACCTGCTCCAGAAGGGCCGCAGGCGGCTCGCCCTGATCGGCGGCGACGATCCCCGGTCGGTGCGCCGGGCCGAAGCGTTCACCGCCATGGCGCAGGCACAGGGTGCCGTGGCCCCGATCGTGCATCTCGTCCCCGCGCCGACCAAGCTCAGCGACGGGCGGCGCGCCCTGCGCTCGATCCTGCAGTCCAACCTGCCGGTCGACGGGGTCTTCTGCAGTTCCGACATGCTGGCGCTGGGCGTGCTGACCGAAGCGCGTGCCGCCGGCCTCGGCGTTCCCGCCGATCTTTCGGTCGTCGGTTTCGGCGACCTGAACTTTGCGGCGGACCTGGACCCGGCGCTGACCACCGTGCGGATCGATGGGCGGCGCATCGGCCAGATCGCGGCCGACTGCATCGTCGAGCGGGCCGCAGGACGGCGTCCGCCGGAGCTGATCGTCGATGTGGGCTTCACGATCGTTCGTCGGGCGAGCGCCTAG
- a CDS encoding mandelate racemase/muconate lactonizing enzyme family protein, translated as MSTTIRSIDCLQLRLPFDHGAPAPLFAGRPRTTLDSGLVRVELDNGLVGWGESYGAELDALSAIFRSRVAPLAAGRDAADPELMASLERTLHNMGRSGPVLHALSGLDIAIWDLRAKIAGVPLHVLLGGARRTRLPAYASLLQYYGDTALVERNVERALAAGFTQVKLHEKTPEAVAAARSVMGPDMPLMVDANCAWTVDQADEVVARMAAFGLHWIEEPLWPPEDIEALGALRVRTGVPTAAGENASSVHELSAMARAQAVDYLQPSAIKSGGVTTLLRLSRECAGSAVHCAPQSAFFGPGLLATLHVLAAQEDEVHVERLFCDLGFTPYGDAVPCVDGAFQLTDRPGLGADPEAALLDSGFVRCI; from the coding sequence ATGTCCACCACCATTCGATCGATCGACTGCCTCCAGCTTCGATTGCCCTTCGACCACGGCGCGCCGGCACCCCTGTTCGCCGGACGGCCGAGAACCACGCTGGACAGCGGCCTTGTCCGCGTCGAGCTCGATAACGGCCTGGTCGGCTGGGGCGAATCGTATGGCGCCGAACTCGACGCTCTCTCGGCGATCTTTCGCAGCCGGGTCGCCCCCCTCGCGGCTGGCCGGGACGCGGCCGACCCCGAGCTCATGGCTTCGCTTGAACGCACGCTGCACAACATGGGCCGCTCGGGGCCGGTGCTGCATGCGTTGAGCGGCCTGGACATCGCGATCTGGGACCTGAGGGCGAAGATCGCCGGCGTGCCGCTGCATGTCCTGCTCGGCGGAGCGAGACGCACCCGCCTGCCCGCGTACGCGTCGCTGCTTCAGTACTACGGCGACACGGCGCTGGTGGAAAGGAATGTGGAGCGTGCGCTGGCAGCCGGCTTCACACAGGTGAAGCTGCACGAGAAGACTCCCGAGGCCGTGGCCGCCGCGCGCAGCGTGATGGGCCCGGACATGCCGCTGATGGTCGACGCGAACTGCGCCTGGACGGTCGATCAGGCCGACGAGGTCGTGGCCAGGATGGCGGCCTTCGGCCTGCACTGGATCGAGGAGCCGCTCTGGCCGCCGGAGGACATCGAGGCACTTGGTGCATTGCGCGTGCGAACCGGCGTGCCGACCGCAGCCGGCGAGAACGCCAGCAGCGTGCATGAACTGAGCGCCATGGCGAGAGCCCAGGCCGTCGATTACCTGCAGCCGAGCGCGATCAAATCGGGCGGCGTCACCACGCTGCTGCGGCTCTCGCGCGAGTGCGCCGGCAGCGCCGTGCATTGCGCCCCGCAGTCGGCCTTCTTCGGCCCCGGGTTGCTGGCCACGCTGCATGTGCTGGCAGCGCAGGAAGACGAAGTGCATGTGGAGCGACTCTTCTGCGATCTCGGCTTCACGCCTTACGGCGACGCGGTGCCCTGCGTCGACGGCGCCTTTCAGCTGACGGACCGGCCCGGGCTGGGCGCCGACCCGGAAGCAGCGCTGCTCGACAGCGGCTTCGTGCGCTGCATCTAG
- a CDS encoding LacI family DNA-binding transcriptional regulator: MPTSSNKQPAAAGRSAPSPLPPRRGRVAGGITLLEVARLAGVSAMSVSRALNTPEQVSAAILAKVRAAVESTGYVANRVAGSLASQRSRLVAAVVPSIAGPVFQEMVQSLIAELAARDHQLMLGQSGYGTQKEDALLEAIIGRRPDGIVLGGVVPSPAGRRQLVASGIPVVETWDMVQDPIDMLVGFSHEAIATAVATFLIERGRRHLGFIGGNHERAARRASAFVDSALHGPARERAVAVQVETVVAPATVRSGRQALGEMLRHQPETDAIFCSSDVLALGVVTEAAARGLRVPQDIAVVGFGDLDFAADVSPSLTTVRIDSTRIGQLAARFIVSRSEGLEVEEAKVDVGFSIVSRESA, from the coding sequence ATGCCGACCTCTTCGAACAAACAACCTGCCGCAGCAGGACGTTCCGCGCCCTCGCCTCTGCCGCCGCGCCGCGGAAGAGTTGCCGGCGGCATCACCCTGCTCGAAGTCGCTCGCCTGGCGGGGGTTTCCGCGATGAGCGTGTCGCGCGCGCTGAACACGCCCGAGCAGGTTTCGGCCGCCATCCTCGCGAAGGTTCGCGCGGCGGTCGAGTCGACGGGCTACGTCGCCAACCGGGTGGCCGGAAGCCTGGCCTCCCAGCGAAGCCGCCTGGTCGCGGCTGTCGTTCCTTCGATTGCCGGGCCGGTGTTCCAGGAAATGGTGCAGTCCCTCATCGCCGAACTCGCGGCCCGCGACCACCAGTTGATGCTGGGCCAGAGCGGCTATGGCACGCAGAAGGAGGACGCGCTGCTCGAAGCCATCATCGGACGTCGGCCCGACGGCATCGTGCTGGGCGGGGTCGTGCCCTCTCCGGCCGGCCGGCGGCAACTTGTGGCCTCGGGCATTCCCGTGGTGGAGACGTGGGACATGGTGCAGGACCCGATCGACATGCTGGTCGGCTTCTCGCACGAGGCCATCGCGACCGCCGTGGCCACGTTCCTGATCGAGCGCGGCCGTCGCCACCTGGGGTTCATCGGCGGCAATCACGAGCGCGCGGCCCGTCGGGCCAGTGCTTTCGTCGACTCCGCGCTCCACGGCCCGGCGCGCGAGCGCGCGGTCGCTGTGCAGGTCGAGACCGTGGTTGCACCGGCAACCGTGCGCAGCGGCCGCCAGGCGCTGGGCGAGATGCTGCGGCATCAGCCCGAGACCGACGCCATCTTCTGCAGCTCGGACGTGCTGGCGCTCGGCGTCGTCACCGAGGCCGCGGCGCGCGGCCTGCGCGTGCCGCAGGACATCGCCGTGGTCGGCTTCGGCGACCTCGATTTCGCGGCGGACGTCTCGCCTTCGCTCACCACCGTGCGCATCGACAGCACGCGCATCGGCCAGCTCGCGGCTCGGTTCATCGTGAGCCGAAGCGAAGGCCTCGAGGTCGAAGAAGCAAAGGTCGACGTCGGCTTCTCCATCGTTTCGCGCGAGAGCGCCTAG